A genomic window from Silene latifolia isolate original U9 population chromosome Y, ASM4854445v1, whole genome shotgun sequence includes:
- the LOC141630772 gene encoding uncharacterized protein LOC141630772, with amino-acid sequence MEVATPECYADSPFVDSIAIVSMPKGFTTPTMTYDGTEDPLEHINQYKQKMMVVAATEPEKEACMCKGFGSTLSGAALQWFVNLPNKSISSFAGLETFLISSLPAVASQKNYPVIYTGSTRGSRSPPGIISLDSMWKKYLSLEKKNEIAKPYNKNTVNKVLGETESTEAPPKLSENGFSTGLARVLKAIRELGQRARWPKKPTLRENDRRDAIKRCEYHNDIGHNTEDYVVLRKEVKHLYTAKRHATETKGDKPEFSLRVSRQDLPAITFDEADIPDEVEHHHDALIITLSIGKCLIKKIFVDTGSSVNLIMLETLKNMGFNEKDLVQKAVPLVGFSGETKQSLGEIVIPTFAEGMNSHVRSHSDMIGIDPSVITHWLNVDPSFPPVQQKRRKFAPGRNEVINQEVDNLLTAGKIREVNYPE; translated from the exons ATGGAGGTGGCAACCCCAGAGTGCTATGCAGATTCCCCCTTTGTGGATAGCATTGCCATCGTTAGCATGCCAAAGGGGTTCACCACGCCAACAATGACGTATGATGGAACAGAGGATCCGCTGGAGCACATCAACCAGTACAAACAAAAAATGATGGTGGTCGCAGCAACAGAGCCTGAAAAGGAGGCATGTATGTGCAAGGGATTCGGTTCCACCTTGTCAGGAGCCGCACTCCAGTGGTTCGTTAACCTTCCCAACAAGTCTATTTCCAGTTTCGCGGGGTTAGAAACGTTTTTAATCAGCAGTTTGCCAGCAGTCGCAAGCCAGAAAAATTATCCAGTGATCTATACCGGATCGACCAGAGGTTCGAGGAGTCCACCAGGGATTATCTCGCTAGATTCAATGTGGAAAAAATATCTATCCCTAG AGAAGAAGAACGAAATAGCCAAACCCTACAACAAGAACACAGTGAACAAAGTCTTAGGAGAAACAGAGAGCACCGAGGCTCCACCTAAGCTCAGCGAGAATGGGTTCAGCACTGGACTTGCTAGGGTATTGAAGGCAATCAGGGAACTAGGGCAGAGGGCCAGGTGGCCTAAGAAGCCTACCCTTAGGGAGAACGACAGAAGAGATGCCATCAAAAGGTGTGAATACCACAACGATATTGGCCACAATACAGAAGATTATGTAGTACTACGAAAGGAAGTAAAGCACCTCTACA CAGCAAAGCGCCATGcaaccgagaccaaaggagataaaCCAGAGTTCTCCCTTAGGGTCAGCAGACAGGATCTACCGGCAATCACATTTGACGAGGCAGACATACCCGATGAGGTAGAACACCACCATGACGCCTTGATCATTACGCTTTCCATAGGGAAGTGCCTTATTAAAAAGATATttgtagatacaggaagctctgtGAACCTCATAATGCTGGAAACCTTGAAGAACATGGGGTTCAATGAGAAAGACCTGGTGCAGAAGGCAGTACCCTTGGTAGGCTTCAGCGGAGAAACTAAACAATCCCTTGGAGAAATAGTGATTCCTACCTTTGCAGAGGGTATGAACAGTCATGTACG GTCCCATAGCGACATGATTGGCATAGATCCAAGTGTAATTACACACTGGTTAAATGTAGACCCCAGCTTTCCTCCAGTCCAacagaaaaggcggaaatttgctCCTGGAAGGAACGAGGTGATAAACCAGGAGGTAGACAACCTCCTGACAGCAGGCAAGATCAGGGAAGTTAACTACCCAGAATAG
- the LOC141630773 gene encoding uncharacterized protein LOC141630773, with amino-acid sequence MNNLKRRLEEIGANWADELQFVLWSDRTTPKVAIGQTPFSLVYGAEAVILSEVHILMHQYSNAAEERNRVEMASSLDIIDELRAIAQIRMAAYKHTAARTYNKNVRLRTLQVGDLVLRKVFPNNKNQSAGKFAYNWEGPYRIEGIVANGAYKLETMNGEAVPRS; translated from the coding sequence ATGAACAACCTCAAAAGAAGGCTGGAGGAGATAGGAGCCAACTGGGCAGATGAGCTCCAATTCGTACTGTGGTCTGATAGAACCACCCCCAAAGTGGCAATAGGTCAAACACCATTCAGTCTGGTATATGGGGCCGAGGCAGTTATTCTTTCTGAGGTGCATATACTGATGCATCAATATTCCAATGCCGCCGAAGAGAGGAACCGGGTAGAAATGGCCAGCAGCCTGGATATCATTGATGAGCTAAGAGCCATCGCCCAAATCAGGATGGCAGCCTACAAACATACAGCAgccaggacttacaacaaaaacGTAAGATTAAGAACACTGCAGGTAGGGGACCTGGTACTCAGGAAGGTATTCCCAAACAACAAGAATCAGAGTGCAGGTAAATTCGCCtacaactgggaaggtccctaccgcaTAGAAGGCATCGTGGCCAATGGGGCATACAAGTTGGAGACTATGAATGGGGAAGCTGTCCCTAGATCCTAG